Proteins encoded in a region of the Ziziphus jujuba cultivar Dongzao chromosome 3, ASM3175591v1 genome:
- the LOC107423487 gene encoding uncharacterized protein LOC107423487, whose amino-acid sequence MVEENGEETNSREEQEEALVALIEHRTREVQHLNNRISYYQSQLKEAEKRLNDSQSKLARLRGQKNAVPYKNKMDNGSKSVKVERRSTSPIHKNEGSTSKAQSKPELVIPAVTPKISQPMKWAGSGSQAGPLVPSHSNSSMKAKGELPSRTISEREVVESQDKGTKRKFEQKEHKELVPLVRSSVAPCLIRCQTSNHISSQHKRKLRSLALCPVNDQLFITSALDGFINLWQVQSRGSGASLLSSTDCVSPKQRRWPEDIAWHPDGNSLFSAYSADSGDSQISVLNLNKTQGRGRVTFLEDKPHAKGIINSIIFMPWEDVCFITGGSDHAVVLWNEKGADNVWKPKTLHRNMHSSAVMGVAGMQQKQIVLSAGADRRIIGFDVNVGRADFKHQIESKCMSIIPNPCDFNLFMVQAGTPGRQLRLFDIRLRQTEIHAFGWKQESSESQSALINQAWSPDGLYITSGSADPTIHIFDIRYNSHKPSQSIKAHQKRVFKAVWLHSVPLLVSISSDLNIGLHKTT is encoded by the exons atggttgAAGAGAACGGAGAAGAAACCAACAGCAGGGAAGAACAAGAGGAGGCTTTGGTGGCTCTCATAGAACATCGTACCCGCGAAGTCCAACATCTCAACAACCGCATCTCCTATTACCAATCTCAG CTTAAGGAAGCAGAGAAGAGACTGAATGATTCACAATCTAAGTTGGCTCGTCTTCGAGGGCAGAAGAATGCAGtgccatataaaaataaaatggataaTGGATCTAAAAGTGTCAAGGTGGAACGCAGATCAACTAGTCCTATCCATAAAAATGAAGGCTCTACAAGTAAAGCACAGTCTAAACCAGAACTTGTAATTCCTGCTGTCACTCCAAAAATTTCCCAACCTATGAAATGGGCAGGCTCTGGTTCCCAGGCTGGTCCTTTGGTTCCTAGCCACTCTAATAGTTCTATGAAAGCAAAAGGAGAATTACCATCTAGAACCATTTCTGAGCGGGAAGTTGTGGAAAGTCAAGATAAAGGGACAAAAAGAAAGTTTG AACAGAAAGAGCACAAGGAATTAGTACCATTGGTACGTAGTAGCGTTGCACCATGCCTGATCCGGTGCCAAACTAGCAATCACATATCAAGTCAGCACAAGAGAAAGTTAAGAAGTCTTGCTTTGTGTCCAGTTAATGATCAGCTTTTCATCACCAG TGCATTGGATGGATTCATCAACTTGTGGCAAGTTCAGTCCCGGGG GTCAGGTGCTTCTCTACTTAGTTCTACCGATTGCGTGTCTCCAAAACAAAGGAGATGGCCAGAGGATATAGCCTGGCATCCGGACGGAAACAGTCTATTTTCTGCTTACAGTGCTGATAGTGGAGACTCTCAGATATCAGTATTAAATCTAAACAAAACACAAGGG AGAGGTCGTGTTACTTTCTTAGAAGATAAACCTCATGCGAAAGGTATTATCAACAGCATTATTTTCATGCCCTGGGAAGATGTATGTTTCATCACAGGTGGGAGTGATCATGCTGTTGTACTTTGGAATGAGAAAGGCGCAGACAATGTATGGAAACCTAAGACATTGCACAGAAATATGCATTCTTCTGCTGTCATGGGAGTTGCTGGAATGCAACAAAAGCAGATTGTATTATCTGCAGGGGCAGACAGGAGAATAATTGGCTTTGATGTTAATGTTGGAAGAGCAGATTTCAAGCATCAAATAGAAAGTAAATGCATGAGTATAATACCAAATCCATGCGACTTCAATCTATTCATGGTTCAAGCAGG GACTCCAGGGAGGCAGCTCCGACTGTTTGATATCAGACTCAGACAAACAGAAATACATGCTTTCGGGTGGAAGCAAGAAAGCAGTGAGTCTCAGTCGGCTCTGATTAATCAGGCTTGGTCTCCTGATGGTTTATACATCACATCGGGTTCTGCAGACCCCACCATTCACATTTTCGACATCAGGTATAATTCTCACAAGCCTTCCCAATCCATCAAAGCTCATCAGAAACGTGTCTTCAAAGCTGTATGGCTTCACTCTGTTCCACTTCTCGTTTCCATATCTTCTGATCTGAACATCGGATTGCACAAAACCACATAA
- the LOC107423489 gene encoding APO protein 3, mitochondrial → MLKRVAPKIPDLKRFHCRFDRNVYLASKKTLTPVGGGVDDPMYCDVPKPYRKKSERKPYPTPMKVLIRKAKEEKEHRKAQPCRLLEKPPDNGLLVPELVEVAHHVHQARQSLLLGLSKLLQVVPIQRCRFCFEVHVGYVGHEVRTCMGPKGGFRSAMHVWRKGGVQDVVFFPKCFHLYDRVGKPRVGHEERFSVPRIPAILELCIQAGLDLPKYPTRRRTHPVYSIEGRIVDFESVTETDEMDRKPYAGIVDSLTRSNIGTKVEELADLDLANSGNHQDVMTDEIKGKLRDLSIGTVGSWFEMMSGAKKIMEQYNVMTCGYCSEVQVGPKGHKVRMCKASKHQSRNGLHAWQEATIDDLVGPNYVWHVQDMNGPALDNNLKRYYGKAPAAVELCVQAGAPVPDQYRSMMRLDIIPPNRDEVDLVA, encoded by the exons ATGCTGAAAAGggtagcacccaaaattcctgATTTGAAGAGATTTCATTGTCGATTTGATAGAAATGTGTATTTGGCATCCAAGAAAACACTAACCCCAGTGGGAGGAGGAGTTGATGATCCTATGTATTGTGATGTACCAAAGCCTTATAGGAAAAAGTCTGAGAGGAAGCCATATCCTACGCCCATGAAGGTTTTGATTAGAAAAGCCAAGGAAGAGAAAGAACATAGGAAGGCACAGCCTTGTAGGCTCCTTGAGAAACCCCCTGATAATGGCCTCTTGGTCCCTGAACTTGTTGAGGTTGCTCACCATGTCCACCAAGCCAGACAGTCCCTTCTTCTTGGCTTGTCAAAGCTTCTTCAAGTCGTTCCCATCCAACGCTGCAG GTTCTGTTTTGAGGTACATGTTGGATATGTGGGTCATGAAGTTCGAACCTGTATGGGTCCAAAGGGTGGATTTCGAAGTGCCATGCATGTTTGGAGAAAGGGAGGAGTTCAAGATGTGGTTTTCTTCCCCAAATGCTTCCATCTTTATGATCGTGTTGGTAAACCAAGAGTTGGGCATGAGGAGAGGTTTAGTGTCCCAAGAATCCCTGCCATTTTGGAGCTTTGTATACAAGCTGGTCTTGACCTTCCTAAATACCCTACTAGAAGAAGAACACATCCTGTATATTCTATTGAAGGAAGGATAGTAGACTTTGAATCAGTAACAGAAACTGATGAAATGGATAGAAAACCTTATGCCGGGATTGTTGATTCTCTAACACGTTCAAATATAGGGACAAAAGTTGAAGAATTAGCTGATTTAGATTTGGCGAATTCTGGTAATCATCAGGATGTAATGACAGATGAAATAAAAGGAAAGTTGAGGGACTTAAGCATTGGGACAGTTGGCTCATGGTTTGAGATGATGTCGGGAGCAAAGAAGATCATGGAGCAGTACAACGTGATGACTTGTGGATATTGTTCAGAGGTTCAGGTAGGACCCAAAGGGCACAAGGTAAGGATGTGCAAGGCATCAAAACATCAGTCCCGTAATGGTTTGCATGCATGGCAAGAAGCCACAATTGATGACCTTGTGGGTCCTAATTATGTTTGGCATGTTCAAGATATGAATGGCCCTGCTTTGGATAACAACCTGAAAAGGTATTACGGGAAGGCTCCAGCAGCGGTAGAGTTGTGTGTACAAGCAGGAGCACCTGTTCCAGATCAATATAGAAGTATGATGAGATTAGACATAATTCCTCCTAACCGTGATGAAGTTGATCTTGTTGCATGA